One genomic region from Alosa alosa isolate M-15738 ecotype Scorff River chromosome 12, AALO_Geno_1.1, whole genome shotgun sequence encodes:
- the LOC125304198 gene encoding alpha-(1,3)-fucosyltransferase 7-like, with protein MTPRPETEVIDMNINGTNTTVLVWYWPFGEKSSVDGNVCWERFGIPNCKLVDDRSMFSEADFVVFHNRELIKGHQRLPVHLTRPQRQKWVWFSLESPANNGNVKPFAGHFNCTMSYRLDADIYTPYGSLVPQDFGTGLAVEDFITKKKTSLVCWVVSNYEAHLKRTAVYNRLKTIIPVNVYGGAVNKRLDGKVLLPTISHCYFYLSFENSIFKDYITEKFWYNGFMGGAVPVVLGPPREQYEAVAPKDSFIHVDDFPSLEELGKFLKRLAEDKERYVSYFNWKLKYTVKRFVDWREEFCKICPKVSSLQKHKVYEDLHTWEWQ; from the coding sequence ATGACCCCAAGACCAGAAACTGAAGTCATTGACATGAACATTAATGGCACAAATACAACTGTTTTAGTGTGGTACTGGCCTTTTGGAGAGAAATCTAGTGTGGATGGCAACGTGTGTTGGGAGAGGTTTGGCATACCAAACTGCAAGTTGGTGGACGATCGTTCCATGTTCTCTGAAGCAGATTTTGTGGTTTTCCACAACCGTGAGCTGATCAAAGGCCATCAAAGACTGCCTGTGCACCTGACCCGACCACAAAGGCAGAAGTGGGTATGGTTCTCACTGGAAAGTCCAGCAAATAATGGAAATGTGAAGCCCTTTGCTGGGCACTTTAATTGCACCATGTCTTACCGCCTTGATGCAGATATTTATACACCATATGGCAGTTTGGTACCCCAGGACTTTGGAACTGGATTGGCAGTAGAGGATTTCATAACAAAGAAAAAGACGTCTTTGGTTTGTTGGGTTGTGAGCAATTATGAAGCCCACCTTAAAAGAACTGCTGTTTACAACAGACTGAAAACAATTATACCAGTGAATGTGTATGGTGGAGCAGTGAATAAGCGCCTTGATGGTAAGGTTCTGTTACCCACAATCTCTCACTGCTACTTCTACCTGTCTTTTGAGAACTCCATTTTCAAAGACTACATCACAGAGAAATTCTGGTACAATGGCTTCATGGGTGGAGCAGTGCCTGTAGTTTTAGGTCCACCAAGGGAACAGTATGAGGCTGTGGCACCAAAAGACTCCTTCATCCATGTGGATGACTTCCCTTCATTAGAGGAGCTTGGAAAGTTCCTCAAGAGGCTGGCGGAGGATAAGGAACGCTATGTCTCATACTTCAACTGGAAACTGAAGTATACAGTAAAACGATTTGTCGATTGGAGGGAAGAATTTTGTAAAATTTGCCCCAAAGTCAGCAGCTTACAAAAGCATAAGGTCTATGAGGATTTACATACTTGGGAATGGCAATAA